A stretch of Aeromicrobium tamlense DNA encodes these proteins:
- a CDS encoding YaaA family protein, translating to MLIVLPPSEGKTRPESGSPLDLETLSSPRLNRTREQLINALVRLSSTKRAAEILELGPKQADDIARNARLREEPTAPAIDVYTGVLYSELGWTTLDEAAQERGRTSLAIASALFGLLRPHDEIPAYRMSGSVSLPRLGTVASRWKPVVPKALVELAEGELVLDLRSGTYVALGQAPTGSVTLRVLTEANGKRSIVSHSNKATKGQIVRRVLAEAVEAKDAETFGDALRDLGWTVETSGPARLDVILR from the coding sequence GTGCTGATCGTGCTGCCGCCCTCGGAGGGCAAGACCCGTCCCGAGTCCGGCTCCCCGCTCGATCTCGAGACCCTCTCGTCGCCGCGACTGAACCGCACCCGCGAGCAGCTGATCAACGCCCTCGTGCGGCTCAGCTCCACGAAGCGGGCCGCCGAGATCCTCGAGCTCGGGCCGAAGCAGGCCGACGACATCGCCCGCAACGCGCGGCTGCGCGAGGAGCCCACCGCGCCCGCGATCGACGTCTACACCGGCGTGCTGTACTCCGAGCTCGGCTGGACCACGCTCGACGAGGCCGCCCAGGAGCGCGGGCGGACCAGCCTGGCGATCGCCTCGGCGCTGTTCGGGCTGCTGCGCCCGCACGACGAGATCCCCGCCTACCGGATGAGTGGCTCGGTTTCGCTCCCCCGGCTCGGCACCGTCGCCAGCCGCTGGAAGCCCGTCGTGCCGAAGGCGCTGGTCGAGCTGGCCGAGGGCGAGCTCGTGCTCGACCTCCGCTCAGGCACCTACGTGGCGCTCGGGCAGGCTCCGACGGGCTCGGTCACGCTGCGCGTGCTGACGGAGGCGAACGGGAAGCGCTCGATCGTCAGCCACAGCAACAAGGCCACCAAGGGCCAGATCGTCCGCCGGGTGCTCGCCGAGGCCGTCGAGGCCAAGGACGCCGAGACGTTCGGTGACGCCCTGCGTGACCTCGGCTGGACCGTCGAGACCTCGGGCCCCGCGCGCCTCGACGTCATCCTGCGCTGA
- a CDS encoding TMEM165/GDT1 family protein: protein MWEALLLSTVVIFVAELGDKSQLMAMTFATRYRARDVLIGITIATAIVHLASVAIGYFIGAAFEDYQAWISIAAGVAFIAFGLWTLRGDELTEEEAEKAQRSTGFSILAVGTAFFLAELGDKTMLATITLAVQENWFGTWIGSTVGMVAADALAIWVGFLLGKRLPERTIKYAAAIAFFVFAVVLILEGVSHV, encoded by the coding sequence ATGTGGGAAGCCCTACTGCTGAGCACCGTGGTGATCTTCGTCGCCGAGCTCGGCGACAAGAGCCAGTTGATGGCGATGACGTTCGCCACGCGGTACCGCGCCCGCGACGTGCTGATCGGCATCACGATCGCCACCGCGATCGTCCACCTCGCGTCGGTCGCGATCGGCTACTTCATCGGCGCCGCCTTCGAGGACTACCAGGCGTGGATCTCCATCGCGGCCGGTGTCGCCTTCATCGCGTTCGGCCTGTGGACCCTGCGCGGTGACGAGCTCACCGAGGAGGAGGCCGAGAAGGCCCAGAGGAGCACCGGCTTCTCCATCCTGGCCGTCGGCACGGCGTTCTTCCTCGCAGAGCTCGGCGACAAGACGATGCTCGCGACCATCACGCTGGCGGTGCAGGAGAACTGGTTCGGCACGTGGATCGGCAGCACCGTCGGCATGGTCGCGGCCGATGCGCTGGCCATCTGGGTGGGCTTCCTGCTCGGCAAGCGCCTGCCGGAGAGGACGATCAAGTACGCCGCCGCGATCGCGTTCTTCGTGTTCGCCGTCGTGCTGATCCTCGAGGGCGTCTCGCATGTGTGA
- a CDS encoding CDP-alcohol phosphatidyltransferase family protein — MSKAVSPTHHLPGPGPFLTIPNAITVLRALGAAVLAVTALVASDPVPWLIAGYLTYWLGDSLDGLAARVLGQETRAGAVFDICSDRLSTAILAAGLVMHEPDLALPIGMFLVNFMVIDQLLSLSFLLWPIVSPNYFSQVDPTVFRYNWSHPAKALNNAGIIVAVLIGSMPVALVIVTAQLAVKIASAVRVARLASERAPGPIRAYGEVGADVLPDSGHPPGRA; from the coding sequence GTGAGCAAGGCGGTGTCGCCCACCCACCACCTGCCGGGCCCAGGTCCCTTTCTGACGATCCCCAACGCGATCACGGTGCTCCGCGCTCTGGGTGCAGCGGTCCTGGCGGTCACCGCGCTCGTCGCCTCGGATCCCGTCCCGTGGCTGATCGCCGGATACCTCACGTACTGGCTCGGTGACAGCCTCGATGGGCTCGCTGCGCGCGTGCTGGGGCAGGAGACGAGGGCCGGCGCGGTGTTCGACATCTGCAGTGATCGCCTGAGCACCGCGATCCTGGCGGCGGGACTCGTGATGCACGAGCCGGACCTGGCTCTCCCCATCGGGATGTTCCTCGTCAACTTCATGGTGATCGACCAGCTCCTCTCGCTCTCGTTCCTGCTGTGGCCGATCGTGAGTCCCAACTACTTCAGCCAGGTCGATCCCACCGTGTTCCGCTACAACTGGTCGCATCCGGCCAAGGCGCTGAACAATGCCGGGATCATCGTCGCCGTCCTCATCGGCAGCATGCCCGTGGCCCTGGTGATCGTCACGGCCCAGCTGGCCGTCAAGATCGCCAGCGCCGTCCGAGTGGCACGTCTGGCCTCTGAGAGAGCGCCCGGGCCGATACGGGCCTACGGTGAGGTGGGTGCAGACGTGCTCCCCGATTCCGGCCACCCACCGGGTCGTGCGTGA
- a CDS encoding aldo/keto reductase: MTVPTLTLNNGVQIPQFGYGTWQVPPETAQDRVAEALELGYRHIDTAQMYGNEAGVGAAIAASGLPRDEVFVTTKLNNNRHDPAVVASSLDESLEKLQLDRVDLFLIHWPLPTTDIDFVDTWRAMEEVYSAGKARAIGVSNFQPSHLRRVVQEATVVPAVNQVEIHPYFTQDELRAVDSELGIATEAWSPLAQGQVFDDPALQAIASSTGRSVSQVVLRWHLQRGDIVFPKASSVERLKQNFDLFDFELSDADMSAVSALDAGRRIGPDPDTMAWIPEG; this comes from the coding sequence ATGACCGTTCCCACCCTCACCCTGAACAACGGCGTCCAGATCCCGCAATTCGGCTACGGCACGTGGCAGGTGCCGCCGGAGACCGCGCAGGACCGGGTCGCCGAGGCCCTCGAGCTCGGCTACCGCCACATCGACACGGCCCAGATGTACGGCAACGAGGCCGGCGTCGGCGCCGCGATCGCCGCCTCCGGACTGCCGCGCGACGAGGTCTTCGTCACCACCAAGCTCAACAACAACCGCCACGACCCCGCCGTGGTCGCCTCGTCGCTCGACGAGTCGCTGGAGAAGCTCCAGCTCGACCGCGTGGATCTCTTTCTCATCCACTGGCCGCTGCCGACGACCGACATCGACTTCGTCGACACGTGGCGCGCGATGGAGGAGGTCTACTCCGCCGGCAAGGCTCGTGCGATCGGCGTCTCCAACTTCCAGCCCTCGCACCTGCGTCGTGTGGTGCAGGAGGCGACCGTGGTCCCGGCCGTGAACCAGGTCGAGATCCACCCGTACTTCACCCAGGACGAGCTGCGCGCGGTCGACTCCGAGCTCGGCATCGCGACCGAGGCCTGGTCGCCGCTCGCGCAGGGCCAGGTCTTCGACGACCCGGCGCTCCAGGCGATCGCGAGCAGCACGGGCCGCAGCGTCTCGCAGGTCGTGCTGCGCTGGCACCTGCAGCGCGGGGACATCGTGTTCCCGAAGGCCTCGTCGGTGGAGCGCCTGAAGCAGAACTTCGACCTGTTCGACTTCGAGCTCTCCGACGCCGACATGAGTGCCGTCTCGGCCCTCGACGCCGGCCGCCGCATCGGGCCCGACCCGGACACCATGGCCTGGATCCCGGAGGGCTGA
- the panB gene encoding 3-methyl-2-oxobutanoate hydroxymethyltransferase, giving the protein MTEEPAPYGSRPTASPDVRKVRTHHLAKWKSEGHRWAMLTSYDQYTAQLFDEAGIPVLLVGDSAANNVFGYESSLPVTVDELLVLVKAVTRSVQRTLVVADLPFGSYQRDPEQAYDTGVRFMKEGLAHAVKLEGGAEMAPQIRKLTEGGIPVMAHIGFTPQSEHSLGGYRVQGRGDARQRLIDDALAVQDAGAFAVVMEMVPEPVATEITSTLRIPTVGIGAGAGCDAQVLVWQDMLGLRAGRAPRFVKKYADLRSVISGAVEQFQNEVADGSFPAAEHSFES; this is encoded by the coding sequence ATGACTGAAGAGCCCGCACCGTACGGTTCCCGTCCCACCGCCTCGCCCGACGTGCGCAAGGTCCGCACGCACCACCTCGCGAAGTGGAAGTCCGAGGGTCATCGGTGGGCGATGCTCACCAGCTACGACCAGTACACCGCCCAGCTCTTCGACGAGGCCGGGATCCCCGTGCTGCTCGTCGGCGACTCGGCCGCGAACAACGTCTTCGGCTACGAGTCCTCGCTGCCCGTCACGGTGGACGAGCTGCTGGTCCTGGTGAAGGCCGTGACGCGTTCGGTGCAGCGCACGCTCGTCGTCGCCGATCTGCCCTTCGGCTCGTACCAGCGCGACCCGGAGCAGGCCTACGACACGGGTGTGCGGTTCATGAAGGAGGGGCTCGCGCACGCGGTCAAGCTCGAGGGCGGCGCCGAGATGGCGCCCCAGATCCGCAAGCTGACCGAGGGCGGCATCCCCGTCATGGCGCACATCGGCTTCACGCCCCAGTCCGAGCACAGCCTCGGCGGCTACCGCGTGCAGGGTCGCGGTGACGCCCGCCAGCGGCTGATTGATGACGCACTCGCCGTGCAGGACGCTGGCGCGTTCGCCGTGGTGATGGAGATGGTGCCCGAGCCGGTCGCGACCGAGATCACCTCGACCCTGCGCATCCCCACCGTGGGCATCGGCGCCGGCGCCGGCTGCGACGCGCAGGTGCTGGTCTGGCAGGACATGCTCGGCCTGCGCGCCGGCCGCGCCCCGCGCTTCGTCAAGAAGTACGCCGACCTGCGCAGCGTGATCTCAGGCGCCGTCGAGCAGTTCCAGAACGAGGTCGCCGACGGCTCGTTCCCCGCAGCCGAGCACTCCTTCGAGAGCTGA
- a CDS encoding NAD+ synthase — translation MPHLRLALAQVNAVVGDVDGNLELVLQHARDAHAAGAHVLVTPEMVLTGYPIEDLAYRKSFIERSQAAVATLAERLAQEGLGDLVVIVGHLDRATHVEDRLGVPKNAPVNSASVLTGGEVVTRYDKHHLPNYGVFDEFRHFVAGDRTQIIQVHGVDIAIAICEDIWQDGPSQAAKHAEAGLLVVLNGSPYEAAKDDERLDLCARRAREGECALAYANLVGGQDELVFDGDSLVVDSRGEVVARARQFESELLIADLDLQAATAAMPEPGTRFEGLLVERTVISSEPLPAYEPVSGSVAERWDDLGERWQAIVLGLRDYVEKNGFTSVLLGMSGGIDSTLVAAIACDALGPERVFGVSNPSEWSTEHSRSDAADQAERTGLDLRTIAIAPIFDAYQDALSLDGIAEENLQARIRAVIWMGLSNQENHLVLACGNKSELATGYSTIYGDAVGGYAPIKDVPKTVVWELAKWRNAWAESQGQTPPIPPNTISKEPSAELRPGQRDSDSLPPYPVLDGILDAYVERDLGSADVVAEGFDPAIVEKVITLVDRAEYKRRQYPPGPKISKRNFGRDRRVPITSRWRESL, via the coding sequence GTGCCCCACCTTCGTCTCGCCCTCGCCCAGGTCAACGCCGTCGTCGGAGACGTCGACGGCAACCTCGAGCTCGTCCTGCAGCACGCGCGCGACGCGCACGCCGCCGGGGCGCACGTGCTGGTCACCCCCGAGATGGTGCTGACCGGCTACCCGATCGAGGACCTCGCCTACCGCAAGTCGTTCATCGAGCGCTCGCAGGCTGCCGTCGCCACGCTGGCCGAGCGCCTCGCACAGGAGGGCCTGGGCGACCTCGTCGTCATCGTCGGCCACCTCGACCGCGCGACCCACGTGGAGGATCGGCTGGGCGTGCCGAAGAACGCTCCGGTCAACTCCGCCTCGGTCCTCACCGGCGGCGAGGTCGTGACCCGCTACGACAAGCACCACCTGCCCAACTACGGCGTGTTCGACGAGTTCCGCCACTTCGTGGCCGGCGACCGCACTCAGATCATCCAGGTGCACGGCGTCGACATCGCCATCGCGATCTGCGAGGACATCTGGCAGGACGGACCGTCCCAGGCGGCCAAGCACGCCGAGGCCGGCCTGCTGGTCGTGCTGAACGGCTCGCCGTACGAGGCCGCGAAGGACGACGAGCGGCTCGACCTGTGTGCCCGCCGCGCCCGCGAGGGCGAGTGCGCCCTGGCCTACGCCAACCTCGTCGGCGGCCAGGACGAGCTGGTCTTCGACGGCGACTCGCTCGTGGTCGACTCCCGCGGCGAGGTCGTCGCCCGTGCGAGGCAGTTCGAGAGCGAGCTGCTGATCGCCGACCTCGACCTGCAGGCCGCCACCGCCGCCATGCCCGAGCCCGGCACCCGGTTCGAGGGCCTGCTGGTCGAGCGCACCGTCATCAGCAGCGAGCCTCTGCCCGCCTACGAGCCCGTGAGCGGCAGCGTCGCCGAGCGATGGGACGACCTCGGCGAGCGTTGGCAGGCGATCGTCCTGGGCCTGCGCGACTACGTCGAGAAGAACGGCTTCACGTCGGTGCTGCTCGGCATGTCCGGCGGCATCGACTCCACGCTCGTCGCCGCGATCGCGTGCGACGCTCTCGGACCCGAGCGGGTCTTCGGCGTCTCCAACCCCAGCGAATGGTCCACCGAGCACTCGCGCTCCGACGCCGCCGACCAAGCCGAGCGCACCGGCCTCGACCTGCGCACGATCGCGATCGCGCCGATCTTCGACGCCTACCAGGACGCGCTCAGCCTCGACGGGATCGCCGAGGAGAACCTCCAGGCCCGCATCCGCGCGGTGATCTGGATGGGCCTGTCGAACCAGGAGAACCACCTGGTCCTGGCGTGCGGCAACAAGTCCGAGCTGGCCACCGGCTACTCCACGATCTACGGCGACGCCGTGGGCGGCTACGCGCCGATCAAGGACGTGCCCAAGACCGTCGTCTGGGAGCTGGCGAAGTGGCGCAACGCCTGGGCCGAGTCCCAGGGCCAGACGCCCCCGATCCCGCCGAACACGATCTCCAAGGAGCCCTCGGCCGAGCTGCGCCCGGGCCAGCGCGACTCGGACAGCCTGCCGCCCTACCCCGTGCTCGACGGCATCCTCGATGCCTACGTCGAGCGCGACCTCGGCTCGGCCGACGTGGTGGCCGAGGGCTTCGACCCCGCGATCGTCGAGAAGGTCATCACGCTCGTCGACCGTGCCGAGTACAAGCGGCGCCAGTACCCGCCGGGCCCGAAGATCAGCAAGCGCAACTTCGGTCGCGACCGGCGCGTGCCGATCACCAGCCGCTGGCGCGAGAGCCTCTGA
- a CDS encoding glutamine synthetase family protein, whose protein sequence is MGKQEDFVLRAIEERDVRFVRLWFTDVLGSLKSVAIAPTELEGAFEEGIGFDGSAIEGFARVHEADMLAKPDPSTFQILPWRGETPATARMFCDIAMPDGSPSYADPRYVLKRALAKAADSGFTFYTHPEIEFFVFKSKPEPGTRPVAVDDSGYFDHTAQGASQDFRREVITMLEAMGISVEFSHHEGGPGQQEIDLRYADALSMADNIMTFRTIVREVALSQGKWASFMPKPFTDHPGSGMHTHVSLFEGDENVFYEAGAEYQLSKTGRAFIAGILEHTPEITAVTNQWVNSYKRLAWGGEAPNYVCWGHNNRSALVRVPMYKPHKSGSARVELRAPDSACNPYLAYALILAAGLKGIENGYELPPEAEDDVWSLSENERRAMGIAPLPRNLDEAIRTMETSELVAETLGEHVFDFFLRNKRAEWQDYRSQVTQFEIDRLMPVL, encoded by the coding sequence ATGGGTAAGCAGGAGGACTTCGTCCTACGCGCGATCGAGGAGCGGGACGTCCGCTTCGTCCGGCTCTGGTTCACCGACGTGCTCGGCTCGTTGAAGTCGGTGGCGATCGCCCCGACCGAGCTCGAGGGCGCGTTCGAGGAGGGCATCGGCTTCGACGGCTCGGCCATCGAGGGCTTCGCCCGCGTGCACGAGGCCGACATGCTGGCCAAGCCGGACCCGTCGACGTTCCAGATCCTGCCGTGGCGCGGCGAGACGCCCGCGACGGCGCGCATGTTCTGCGACATCGCGATGCCCGACGGCAGCCCCTCGTACGCCGACCCGCGCTACGTGCTCAAGCGGGCGCTGGCGAAGGCGGCCGACTCGGGCTTCACCTTCTACACGCACCCCGAGATCGAGTTCTTCGTCTTCAAGAGCAAGCCCGAGCCCGGCACGCGCCCCGTCGCGGTCGACGACAGCGGCTACTTCGACCACACGGCCCAGGGCGCCAGCCAGGACTTCCGCCGCGAGGTCATCACGATGCTCGAGGCGATGGGCATCTCGGTCGAGTTCAGCCACCACGAGGGCGGCCCGGGCCAGCAGGAGATCGACCTGCGCTACGCCGACGCGCTGTCGATGGCCGACAACATCATGACCTTCCGCACGATCGTCCGCGAGGTCGCGCTGAGCCAGGGCAAGTGGGCGTCCTTCATGCCCAAGCCGTTCACCGACCACCCGGGCTCGGGCATGCACACGCACGTGTCGCTGTTCGAGGGTGACGAGAACGTCTTCTACGAGGCGGGCGCCGAGTACCAGCTGAGCAAGACCGGCCGCGCATTCATCGCCGGCATCCTCGAGCACACGCCCGAGATCACCGCCGTGACCAACCAGTGGGTGAACTCCTACAAGCGCCTCGCGTGGGGCGGCGAGGCCCCGAACTACGTCTGCTGGGGCCACAACAACCGCTCGGCCCTGGTGCGGGTGCCGATGTACAAGCCGCACAAGTCGGGCTCGGCCCGCGTCGAGCTGCGCGCCCCCGACTCGGCCTGCAACCCCTACCTGGCCTACGCGCTCATCCTCGCCGCCGGCCTCAAGGGCATCGAGAACGGCTACGAGCTGCCGCCGGAGGCCGAGGACGACGTCTGGTCGCTCAGCGAGAACGAGCGGCGTGCGATGGGCATCGCCCCGCTCCCGCGCAACCTCGACGAGGCGATCCGCACCATGGAGACCAGCGAGCTCGTCGCCGAGACGCTGGGCGAGCACGTCTTCGACTTCTTCCTGCGCAACAAGCGCGCGGAGTGGCAGGACTACCGCTCGCAGGTGACCCAGTTCGAGATCGACCGGCTGATGCCGGTCCTGTGA
- a CDS encoding bifunctional [glutamine synthetase] adenylyltransferase/[glutamine synthetase]-adenylyl-L-tyrosine phosphorylase produces MTRTRFSDPETAAANLARLGEISSDFVDQIVAVADPDGALASLVAIAETDEGPALVAAMEEDAVLRQRTLIVLGTSRAIGEFWRRHPEYVRDLVGERLLERPATEQEYRDWLADVDDPDALRVGYHRELAAIAARDLNAHTTFAQSSAELSDLAVATLGAALRIAADEEDDSDLVRLAVIAMGKTGGHELNYVSDVDVIYVHEPVAGADEQRAAAAATRMASAIIRICGDHTAEGTIWEVDPNLRPEGKQGPLTRTLASHVAYYDRWAVTWEFQALLKARYAAGDRELADAYLEALRPLVWKAAEREDFVPEVRRMRRRVIENIPAAHRDRQLKLGSGGLRDVEFAVQLLQLVHGRVDENIRSSNTLEALRALTDRGYVGRRDGSALEEAYEFLRALEHRMQLFRLRRTHLVPEDLDDLRRIGRSMGFTTNPADNLVKEWQAHRRIVSRLHEKIFYRPLLEAVASLPEDRLRLSTQAAEDRLAALGYSDPKGAMAHIGALTSGVTRRAVIHRSLLPAMLSWFAESPQPDAALLAFRQISEELGDSPWYLRKLRDEGTGAQQFAHMLASSTYVTDLIRRAPDAVALLGDDAALVPRDLDRLDTEMTLAAKRHQIPEGAVRAVRRIRRRELSRVAMSDVLGRLDVTEVGEALTAINTATISATLATAEAAWTLENDRPLPTRNAIVLMGRLGGHEAGYGSDADVMFVHDPVEGADVDEAKACALWIAQLIRQMLGAAGADPALEIDAGLRPEGKNGPLVRTFEAYAAYYAKWSDTWEAQALLRAEAAVGDPDLCTRFTELIDPLRYPEGGLSASQERDIRRIKARVDSERLPRGANPNTHLKLGRGGLADVEWTIQLLQMQHAHRVPALRTTRTIEALEAAADAEILSADDAQALIDSWRLVTRIRNGVVLWRAKPAESMVETAADRTGLAHILGIGQDHTEEMVNDYMRITRRARQVVERVFYE; encoded by the coding sequence GTGACCCGCACCCGCTTCTCCGACCCCGAGACCGCCGCCGCGAACCTGGCGCGGCTCGGCGAGATCTCGTCCGACTTCGTCGACCAGATCGTGGCGGTGGCCGACCCCGACGGCGCGCTCGCGTCGCTCGTGGCGATCGCCGAGACCGACGAGGGTCCCGCGCTCGTCGCCGCGATGGAGGAGGACGCCGTCCTGCGCCAGCGCACCCTGATCGTGCTGGGCACCAGCCGGGCGATCGGTGAGTTCTGGCGTCGGCACCCCGAGTACGTGCGCGACCTCGTGGGGGAGCGGCTGCTCGAGCGGCCCGCCACCGAGCAGGAGTACCGCGACTGGCTGGCCGACGTGGACGACCCCGACGCGCTGCGCGTGGGCTACCACCGCGAGCTCGCCGCGATCGCCGCGCGCGACCTCAACGCCCACACCACGTTCGCGCAGTCGTCGGCCGAGCTCTCCGACCTCGCGGTCGCCACGCTCGGCGCCGCCCTGCGGATCGCGGCGGACGAGGAGGACGACTCGGATCTCGTGCGCCTCGCCGTCATCGCGATGGGCAAGACGGGCGGCCACGAGCTCAACTACGTGAGCGACGTCGACGTCATCTACGTCCACGAGCCCGTCGCGGGCGCCGACGAGCAGCGGGCCGCGGCCGCCGCCACCCGCATGGCCTCCGCGATCATCCGGATCTGCGGCGACCACACGGCCGAGGGCACGATCTGGGAGGTCGACCCGAACCTGCGCCCCGAGGGCAAGCAGGGGCCGCTCACCCGCACGCTGGCCAGCCACGTGGCCTACTACGACCGCTGGGCGGTCACGTGGGAGTTCCAGGCGCTGCTGAAGGCGCGCTACGCCGCGGGCGACCGCGAGCTCGCCGACGCCTACCTCGAGGCCCTGCGGCCGCTGGTCTGGAAGGCCGCCGAGCGCGAGGACTTCGTGCCCGAGGTCCGCCGCATGCGCCGCCGCGTCATCGAGAACATCCCGGCGGCCCACCGCGACCGCCAGCTCAAGCTCGGCAGCGGCGGCCTGCGCGACGTCGAGTTCGCGGTCCAGCTGCTCCAGCTCGTGCACGGGCGCGTCGACGAGAACATCCGCAGCTCCAACACGCTCGAGGCGCTGCGTGCGCTCACCGATCGCGGCTACGTCGGACGGCGCGACGGCTCGGCCCTGGAGGAGGCGTACGAGTTCCTCCGTGCCCTCGAGCACCGCATGCAGCTGTTCCGGCTGCGGCGCACGCACCTGGTGCCCGAGGACCTCGACGACCTGCGCCGCATCGGCCGCAGCATGGGCTTCACGACGAACCCGGCCGACAACCTGGTCAAGGAGTGGCAGGCGCACCGGCGCATCGTCAGCCGGCTGCACGAGAAGATCTTCTACCGCCCGCTGCTCGAGGCGGTCGCCTCGCTGCCCGAGGACCGGCTGCGGCTCAGCACGCAGGCGGCCGAGGACCGGCTCGCCGCGCTCGGCTACAGCGACCCGAAGGGCGCGATGGCCCACATCGGCGCGCTCACCTCCGGGGTCACCCGCCGCGCCGTGATCCACCGGTCGCTGCTGCCGGCGATGCTGTCGTGGTTCGCCGAGTCGCCGCAGCCCGACGCCGCGCTGCTGGCGTTCCGGCAGATCTCCGAGGAGCTCGGCGACTCGCCCTGGTACCTGCGCAAGCTGCGAGACGAGGGCACCGGCGCGCAGCAGTTCGCGCACATGCTGGCCTCCAGCACGTACGTCACCGACCTCATCCGCCGCGCGCCCGACGCCGTGGCGCTGCTCGGTGACGACGCGGCGCTCGTGCCGCGCGACCTCGACCGCCTCGACACCGAGATGACGTTGGCGGCGAAGCGCCACCAGATCCCCGAGGGCGCCGTGCGCGCCGTCCGGCGGATCCGGCGTCGCGAGCTGTCGCGCGTGGCGATGTCCGACGTGCTGGGCCGTCTCGACGTCACCGAGGTGGGGGAGGCGTTGACCGCGATCAACACCGCCACGATCTCGGCCACGCTCGCCACCGCCGAGGCCGCCTGGACCCTCGAGAACGACCGTCCGCTGCCCACCCGCAACGCGATCGTCCTCATGGGGCGCCTCGGCGGCCACGAGGCCGGCTACGGCTCCGACGCCGACGTCATGTTCGTGCACGACCCCGTCGAGGGCGCCGATGTCGACGAGGCCAAGGCGTGCGCGCTGTGGATCGCCCAGCTGATCCGTCAGATGCTCGGCGCCGCCGGCGCCGACCCGGCCCTGGAGATCGACGCCGGGCTGCGACCCGAGGGCAAGAACGGGCCGCTCGTGCGCACGTTCGAGGCGTACGCGGCCTATTACGCGAAGTGGTCGGACACGTGGGAGGCCCAGGCGCTGCTGCGTGCCGAGGCCGCCGTGGGCGACCCCGACCTGTGCACGCGCTTCACCGAGCTCATCGACCCGCTCCGCTATCCCGAGGGCGGCCTCTCGGCCTCGCAGGAGCGCGACATCCGCCGGATCAAGGCGCGCGTCGACTCCGAGCGGCTCCCGCGCGGGGCGAACCCGAACACGCACCTCAAGCTCGGCCGCGGCGGCCTGGCCGACGTCGAGTGGACGATCCAGCTGCTCCAGATGCAGCACGCGCACCGCGTTCCGGCGCTGCGGACCACCCGCACGATCGAGGCGCTCGAGGCGGCCGCGGACGCCGAGATCCTCTCGGCCGACGACGCCCAGGCGCTGATCGACTCGTGGCGGCTCGTCACCCGCATCCGCAACGGCGTGGTGCTGTGGCGCGCCAAGCCCGCCGAGTCGATGGTCGAGACGGCCGCCGACCGCACCGGGCTCGCCCACATCCTCGGCATCGGGCAGGACCACACCGAGGAGATGGTCAACGACTACATGCGGATCACCCGCCGGGCCCGCCAGGTCGTGGAGCGCGTCTTCTACGAGTGA
- a CDS encoding DUF3152 domain-containing protein — protein sequence MLARLLLPLVLAVGLLSAAPAQAAGPTPVAPAAVAPTSQPAPQRIVVLENPKVKGTHRFGKTLTRSVGRYSVGGLKIRTQWLRNGKPIKGANRWKYRLKAQDVGSTLRVRVTVSRPGYTTVSRRSPWRKVKHVRDVRRTVKYSIVTNGKMTTSVKTFKRQVAEILDDPRGWRAAGIRFKRVKSGGSMTIVLAQASRVPTYSSACSSTWSCRVGRHVIINQERWKHASPAWNAAKGTTLLGYRHMVVNHETGHWLGWHHKSCGGKGQKAPVMMQQSKGRGGCTFNPWPKPSERNVPRYR from the coding sequence ATGCTCGCGCGACTGCTGCTTCCCCTCGTCCTGGCCGTGGGCCTGCTCTCGGCGGCGCCCGCCCAGGCGGCCGGCCCCACGCCCGTGGCCCCTGCGGCCGTCGCGCCCACCTCGCAGCCGGCGCCGCAGCGGATCGTGGTGCTCGAGAACCCGAAGGTGAAGGGCACCCACCGGTTCGGCAAGACGCTGACGCGGTCGGTCGGCCGCTACTCGGTCGGCGGGTTGAAGATCCGCACCCAGTGGCTGCGCAACGGCAAGCCCATCAAGGGCGCCAACCGGTGGAAGTACCGGCTCAAGGCCCAGGACGTCGGCAGCACCCTGCGCGTGCGGGTCACCGTGAGCCGCCCCGGCTACACGACCGTCTCGAGGCGCTCGCCGTGGCGCAAGGTCAAGCACGTGCGCGACGTGCGACGCACCGTGAAGTACTCGATCGTCACGAACGGCAAGATGACCACGAGTGTGAAGACCTTCAAGCGCCAGGTCGCCGAGATCCTCGACGACCCGCGCGGCTGGCGGGCCGCCGGCATCCGGTTCAAGCGCGTGAAGTCCGGCGGCTCCATGACGATCGTGCTGGCGCAGGCGTCGCGCGTGCCCACCTACTCGAGCGCGTGCTCGTCCACGTGGAGCTGCCGCGTCGGCCGCCACGTCATCATCAACCAGGAGCGCTGGAAGCACGCGTCGCCGGCGTGGAACGCCGCCAAGGGCACCACGCTGCTGGGCTACCGCCACATGGTGGTCAACCACGAGACCGGGCACTGGCTCGGCTGGCACCACAAGTCGTGCGGCGGCAAGGGCCAGAAGGCGCCCGTCATGATGCAGCAGTCGAAGGGACGGGGCGGCTGCACGTTCAACCCGTGGCCGAAGCCCTCGGAGCGCAACGTGCCCCGGTACCGCTAG